From a region of the Salvelinus namaycush isolate Seneca chromosome 40, SaNama_1.0, whole genome shotgun sequence genome:
- the LOC120033239 gene encoding solute carrier family 2, facilitated glucose transporter member 2-like yields MESGKQLTGTLALAVFSAVLGSLQYGYSLGVINAPQKVIEQHYGRSLGVLPEEPLLLSENGTGTEKQEVHPSVVMYWSLSVSIFSIGGVVSSFLVGFIGDLRGRVKGMLMVNVLAVIAGLLMVMAKMWKPHVMVIAGRCVMGFYCGLSSGLVPMYIGEIAPMAYRGALGTLHQLAIVTGILLSQVLGLEFLLGNDYYWPLLLGLSGAPAVLQSLLLPLCPESPRYLYIKRGMVEEAKKSLRRLKGEYDPSADLEEMRREKEEVEKEVQVSIAILVCSISSLLNIWSIAV; encoded by the exons ATGGAGTCGGGAAAG CAGCTGACAGGCACTCTAGCCCTAGCAGTGTTTTCAGCAGTCTTGGGTTCTCTACAGTACGGATACAGCCTGGGCGTCATCAATGCGCCAcagaag GTGATCGAGCAGCATTATGGGCGGTCCCTGGGGGTGCTCCCTGAGGAGCCTCTCCTCCTATCAGAGAACGGTACAGGGACAGAAAAGCAGGAAGTGCATCCCTCTGTGGTCATGTAttggtctctgtctgtgtcgATCTTCTCCATCGGGGGCGTGGTGTCGTCCTTCCTGGTGGGCTTCATTGGAGACCtgagaggaag GGTGAAGGGCATGTTGATGGTGAATGTGTTAGCAGTAATAGCAGGACTACTGATGGTGATGGCTAAGATGTGGAAACCCCACGTCATGGTCATCGCTGGACGATGTGTCATGGGATTCTACTGTG gtctgtcCTCAGGATTAGTTCCTATGTATATAGGGGAGATAGCTCCCATGGCCTACAGAGGAGCTCTGGGAACCTTACATCAACTGGCTATTGTTACTGGTATATTACTGAGTCAG GTGCTAGGTCTAGAGTTCCTCCTGGGTAATGACTACTACTGGCCGCTGCTGCTGGGTCTGTCTGGAGCTCCTGCTGTGCTACAGTCTCTACTGTTGCCACTGTGTCCTGAGAGTCCCAGATACCTCTACATCAAGAGAGGCATGGTGGAGGAGGCCAAGaaga GTCTGCGCCGTCTGAAGGGAGAGTATGACCCATCAGCTGAcctggaggagatgaggagggagaaggaggaggtggagaaggaggtgCAAGTTTCTATCGCCATCCTGGTATGTTCAATATCTAGTCTACTGAACATCTGGTCTATAGCTGTCTAA